The following proteins are co-located in the Spinactinospora alkalitolerans genome:
- a CDS encoding ferredoxin → MFISVDAAACMGHGRCYSVAADLLSDDEQGFVAQSGQTLRIPGDLLDQAREAADACPEGAISIVEEHPDR, encoded by the coding sequence GTGTTCATCTCCGTCGACGCCGCCGCGTGCATGGGGCACGGCCGCTGCTACTCGGTCGCCGCCGACCTGCTCTCCGACGACGAGCAGGGCTTCGTGGCCCAGTCCGGCCAGACCCTGCGGATCCCCGGTGACCTGCTCGACCAGGCCCGCGAGGCCGCGGACGCGTGCCCGGAGGGGGCGATCTCGATCGTGGAGGAGCACCCCGACCGATGA